GAACAGCCGGGAGGTATTTAATCCGGTGATTACGGTGGGCGAACAGGTGGCCGAAACCCTGATCCGGCACCTGGGCCTTAACCAGGCTCGGGCAAAAGAGCGAACCGCCCGGCTTTTTAAACAGGCCGGTTTGGACCCGGTTTGGCAAGACGCCTACGTCCATAAGCTTTCCGGCGGCATGCGCCAGCGGGTACTCATTGCCATGGCCGTTGCCTGCAACCCGGATCTGCTCATTGTGGACGAGCCGTTTACAGCGTTGGATGCTACCGCCGCATCCGACATGTCGGATCTGATTCTTGGCCTCCAGCAGCGCCTGGGATTTGCCATGATTCTGATCTCCCACGCCATGCCGGCCATTGCCCGGATGACCGACAATCTTGTCACCTTGTATGCAGGCCGGGTCATTGAAACCGGCCCCACCCGGGCTGTGCTGGCTGCCCCCCGACATCCCTATACCCGGGGGCTGATTAATGCCTGTCCCGAATTTTATGAATACAAGGATCTTTGGGGGATTGCCGGAACGCCGCCGGCGCCCGGCAGCGTATCCGGCTGCCCCTTCTGCCCGCGGTGCGTCCAGCACGGCCCGGACTGCGGCACCCGCCGGCCTGTGCTGGTTGAGGTCGAAAATAACAGACAAGTGGCCTGCCATAAAGGCGGTATCACCACGGTGCTGGAAGCCCGGGGGCTTGCAAAGACGTTTAACATGAACGGCACTGCAGTCAAGGCGGTTCAGCAGGTGGATATCACGATTAAATTCGGAGAGGTCGTGGCCCTTGTGGGCCCTTCGGGCTCGGGGAAGTCCACCCTGGCCCACCTGCTGGTAGCCCTGGAAACACCGGATAACGGCCGGGTGATATTCCAGGGCACGCCCCTGGCGGACAACCGTGCGACCGCATGCATGCGCGGCATGCAGCTGGTATTCCAGGACCCGGCCCAGGCTGTGAGTCCCAGGCTGACGGTGCTGGAGGCTGTCCGGGAGCCCTTGGACATCATGGGATGGCAAACCCCACAGGAACGAAATGAAAAAGCCTTGGCCGCCCTGCCCTTGGTACACCTGTCCCGAGAACCGGAATTTGCGAACAAGCCATGCCATGCCTTAAGCGGGGGGCAGCGCCAACGTGTCAGTGTAGCACGGGCACTGGTCAACGATCCAGTGCTGCTCATCGCCGATGAAATCACCGCCATGCTCGACCCCTCCGCCCAGGCTCATCTTTTGCGCATGCTTAAAGGCCTTCAACACCAAAAAGGCTTCTCCATGCTGTTCATTTCCCATGATATTCATCTGGCGCGGAAAATTGCCGATAGGGCCTATGTACTCGACCAGGGCAAAATTGTGGCCAAAGGCGCAGGTTTCGAGATTTTTGAATCATCAAATCCAGCTCACATCTTGTTTCACCCCCAAAATCATTTGCACGACGCCCACCCATCCACTGAAAAATACGACCCCGGAACATCCGGGGCCATCAACCCACCATTTACAGGAAAGGAATCTTTCGCATGAAACGCTCTTTTATCATCTCCTGTACCGCTTTGGTCTTTGCTTTAACGGCAGCCCAAAGCGTTGCGGCAATGCCCTCCATCACCCCCGTGGTTGAAAAGGCCATGGCCACTCTACAGGTTTCTAAGGCAACTCCCGATTTTTTGGTACTGACCAACGCAACAGCCGTTATGACGGATGGAAAATCAAGCCTACCCATTCTGGCACAGGTTCAGGAAGCCACCGGTGCCATGGTGGGAAAGGGTAATCTGCTTTTTTTCCAGCGACCCCAGACCGCCCCGTTACGTGTCATGCTCTTAAAGAAATCAGACAGAAACGTTGTAATCATCAGTGCAGACAACGCTAAATGGGCTGTGGACACCCTTGATTTTACCCTCAAAACAGTTTCAGATCCTAATTTCTGGAAGGATGCCACAGATAAATATGCGGCAGGCAAAGATCTATTCACCCTCTCCACTTTGGGAAATGCCTGGGCCGAAGGCGCTCCCTACGATTTTCTCAAATCCGCCGAACTTCACAACCACATCTGCCCAGGTCTCACCTCGGGCTATCTGATGGCCCATTTTATTCTGGATCACTATCCCCTGGAACAAGGCCAGAGATACACGATCATCAGCTGTCCGGTCTGGTGCAAGGAAGACGCTTTCCAAGTGGTCATGGATCAGACCCCGGGTAAACGCGGCCTGGTGGTAAAACCGTTGTCCGACGAACAAAAAGAAAAAATATCCATCCCCAATCCGGCAGGCATGGTCCTGATCTGGGACAAAAAACTTAAAAAAGGCAAAGGCGTTGCTTTGAGCTTTGATTTTAATACGCTCAAAGGGCTTTACCCAAAGGAGACACCCAAGGCTGCGTCGATTCTGTATACCGCCAAGTATCTGTCATCACCTGACAAATTTGTGTCTGTAGCAAAGGAATTTGCTCTGGATGAAACCCTGTTCAACCGTATACGTGAAGCCGGCAGCAACCCGTGGGAGGTGGCAGGCCTGACAAAGCCCTAAATATTACATTATTGTACTGTTATGCTTAATGTACAACTAAATTCAAAACGGTTATGATACAAATTTGTTTCATAATCGTTTTTTATGACACATAGATGCTATTATTTCAATTCCTATCAGCTTAAACACGAAAAATATTTACCTTTAAATCAAAATAGTTACAATTAAAAATCATTTTATCCCTTATCTTTTTAAAATTTCGGCATCATTTTTGAAACACTTGATACTTAAAATAGATTAACACCGTTAATCTCGCATTTGCATTTAACCAAGTATCAGCAAGAGAGGAAAAAGATGCTGGAGCTTAAAGATATATATTTTACCGTACCTGACGAAGACGCGGAAAACGGGCGTGCCGAAAAAACCATTCTCAACGGTATTAATTTTACCTTTGAACAAGGAAAATTTTACGCAATCACCGGTCCCAACGGCGGCGGAAAAACCACCTTGGCCAAAACAATTATGGGGATCAACCAAGCCACCGGTGGACAGATCATATACAACGGCAAAAATATTACGGATATGTCGATTACCGAACGGGCCAGGGAAGGTATCGCCTATGGATTCCAGCAATCGGCCCGGTTTAAAGGGGTCACATTCAGGGATCTTCTGGCCATTGCCGCCGGCACCGATGACGAAGGTCAACTGATGGATATCCTGGCCCGGGTGGGGTTCTGCTCCCTGGATTTTCTCGACAAGCCTGTGGATACCAAACTTTCCGGGGGCGAGATCAAAAAAATTGAACTGGCCACCACCATTGCCCGGAACCCCGGCCTGGCCATTTATGATGAACCGGACACAGGGATTGACCTTTGGACCATAGACCCCATGGTTTCACTGATAAAACGGCAGATTACGGAAAAAGGGACAACAACCATCGTGGTCAGCCATAACAAGGCCTTCCTTGAAGCGGCAGACTGTCTGCTGCTGATTAAAAAAGGGCAGATTGAATTCATTGGTGATCTGGAAGGCGCTATGCCGCTGCTCAGTGATTTAAGCGTTTGCGGATACGGAGATGTATGTGAAGGAGATATTGATGCTAGATGCTATAGATAAAAATTTATTAAAGGCCGTGGCAAACCTGGACGGTATCCCCAACGGTGTATTCAATATCCGGAAAAACGGCCAACTTTTGACCCGGAATGTGTCGGATAATATCAACATTGAACCCAACGAAGATAACACTGGCATTGTGGTGACCGTTAAACCGGGTGTGACCAATGAATCAATTCACATTCCGGTGATCCTGAGTCAGGCAGGCCTGCATGATGTGGTGTACAACACCTTTATTATTGGGGAAGGTGCCGATGTGACCATCGTTGCCGGATGCGGCATCCACTGTTCAAGCCACAAAAGTGAGGGCCACGAAGGCATCCATGAATTCCGGGTGGGCAAAAACGCCACAATCCGCTACGAGGAAAAACACGTTGCCACAGGTGAGGGGAAAGGCAAACGCAGCCTGAATCCCACCACAAAGGTATATTTGGACGAAAATGCCGTGGTGGAGATGGAATTGACCCAAATCGGCGGCGTGGATGAGGCAAAACGAGTGAATGAGGCTGAACTTGCCGCAGGCAGTTCTCTCTTTATCACCGAACGAATCCTGACCGAAGGAGATCAGATTGCTGTCTCGGAAAACAACATCATTCTCAAGGGAGACAACAGCAAAACCAACCTGGTCTCCCGGTCGGTGATTAAAGAAAACTCAAAACAGGATTTTTACGCCAACGTGGAGGCGAGAGCCAAAAGCTATGGTCACATCGAATGTGACGCCATCATCATGGACAACGGCGTAAATGAGACGGTGCCGGCCCTTCGTGCCCTGCACCCGGATGCAGAATTGACCCATGAAGCATCCATCGGCAAAATCGCCAATGACCAATTGATCAAATTGATGAGTTTAGGCCTCACATACGATGAAGCCGTGGACAGAATCATCAGAGGATTTTTGAAGTAACGGCAATGGCCGATCAACATGTGATAGATATTTGACCTTAAACGTTGGGAAGAAGGCGACTGTAGTCAAACGCTTCCCAACTTTACCCAAATTCTTTGCGCGAACATTAATATAGATGGTCAACCACAACTTTTCTTTAGAAGACTGCCCAAAGTTCGCCTGTACATACAGCCTGCAGCTCCCCCCCCCAAAAAAAAATAAGGCCTATGATCAAAATCAAATCTGCCATACAAGACCCATAAAAAACTTAAAGGGGATTGGAATTATTCCAATCCCCTATCTGATCATCGGATACCTGAACCCTCAATAAGCCGGATCAAAAAACAAAAACAAGCTAAGCCAGAGCCGCCTGGATAATGCTGACCGCCTTTTCCACGGGCAGGGTGCCTGTGTTTAAAACCAAGTCGTAGTTTGCCGGATCTTGGGTATCTGCATTAAAATACCGCCTGATAAAGGCGGTCCTGTTGGCATCGGTACTGACCATCATTTTCTGGGCATCTTCCGCGTTCAACCCACGGGCCTCTTGCACCACCTTCCGGCGCAGGGCATCGGGGGCAACGATTCTTACCCGCAAGGCGTTAATATTTTTCAAGGCAAAGTTGGCTCCCCTGCCGAGAATAACGGCATTGCCGTGTCTACCGATCGTATTGAGCACCCGAAGCAGAATTTTTGAATATTCGTCCGGCCAGAGATGGTGTTCATGGACCAACTCGGCAACCAGGTCTTCCACGATATTCATTCCTTTCTCATCAAGGGTTTCAAGTAACACTTTTGCGTTCTGGGACTCTTTGATCATGCTTTCAAGAATTTCATGGTGAAACAGATCATATTCCAATGCATGGGCAAGCGCTTCAGCCACTTGCTGTCCACGGCTGCCGAATTCCCTTGAAATAGTAATCACCCGGCAGGTATCCACAGATTTTTCATCCCGCTTTTTCTGCATTTCCCACCGTTTGACCTGCTCATCGATAATTTTATGAATGGACCTGTTCATGGAAACCTCCTTTCCCGGGCATACCGGGGGTTAAATAAATCGATATTCGGTCATGGCTTAAACTTCGTCCGGAAGGTCTGCAACGGCTGATGAATCAACTTCTACATGTTGATGTGCTATCAAACCTCGTCTTTAGATTTATGGAAAGCGCCAATAATACGTTGGTAAATGACTGTCGTTGTTGTTGTCGGTTGAACCCGGATATTGATAGACCCAATCAGCCCAGAGACCGTTTTAGCGAAATAACTTATGTGGACGAAAAAAAGCCAAGAGAACCAATCCCTGCATTCATTATGAATGTTATTCATATAATAATCCTTATTTACAATAAAATCAAACGGGATTGGATGCGAAAAAAAGAAAGGAGGGTAAATTTAATTTTACGAAACAACCAGAAGTGAAGAGAGACGCCTTGGTTATGGATAAACGCCATTTTTTATCAACTTTACACCAACCCAAAAAGCCGGTATAGTTTTACACTTTTTCAGGAAAACAAAAGCGGATTAGATGCGGATAATTAACATACAGGACACAAAATGAATCCCAATGAATTTCCTATCAAAGACCTGCTTCCCCACAGGAAACGGATGCTCCTTGTTGAACAGATTCTTGAAGTGAATGAGGTCTTAAGCGTGTCCAGTGCTGTGGTGGGAGATCACTGGCCCCTTGTCTGCGAGGGATGGGCAAGCCCCATCGTCATGGTGGAACTGGCTGCCCAGACCGCTGGAATAAACAACAGTATCAACCGTTTGCAGACCCGGGGAAAGGAAGACGGCAACATGGGATGGATTGCCGGTGTTAAATCCGCTGTTTTCCACTTAAATGGCCTTCCTGTGGGGGCAACCCTTATCACCCGGACCCAAAACAGCTTCGCATTCGAAGATTTCAGAGAAGTTAACGCAACGGTAACATTAGATAAAACCGTTGCCGCAGAAATCACATTACAACTCGTGTCGGCATAAAAAAACCAGACCGATTCAAACAATAATACTTAGGATACGCTTTCCATGTCCCAGAAAATAGATACAAAAACAGCAGTCATCACAGGCGCAAGCCGGGGAATCGGCCGGGCCATTGCCATTGAACTTGCAGGACAGGGGTATTATACCTTCATAAATTACCACTCGGACAAAACCGGTGCTGAGAATACGCTGGAACAGGTCCGGGCCGTTGGCTCCAATGGAGAAATCATGCAGTTTGATGTGGCAAACAAAGAGCAGTCCAAAGCTGCCGTTGACCATATCGTGGGCCGGTGCGAGACCATTGATGTACTGATAAACAATGCAGGTATTGTGGATGACGGTTTATTCATCATGATGAAGGAAGAAAGCTGGGACAAGGTGATCCGGACCAGTCTTGACGGTTTTTACAATATGACAAAGCCGATCCTGAAAAGAATGGTTCGCCAAAAACGGGGGGCGGTTGTCTCCATCGCATCGTTGTCCGGTCTGACAGGCAATCGGGGACAGGCCAATTACAGTGCGGCCAAGGCTGGACTTATCGGTGCCAGCCGCAGCATTGCATCCGAAGTGGCTCGGCTCGGCATCCGCATCAATGTCGTGGCGCCAGGGCTCATTGAAACCGACATGACCAAGAATCTGCCCATGGACAATGTCAAAACCATGATTCCCATGGCCCGGGTGGGCCGCCCCGAAGAGGTGGCAGGGGTGGTAAAATTTCTATGTTCCGAGAATGCATCCTACGTCACCGGCCAGGTGATCTCAGTCAACGGTGGCATGTTCTAATGCGCATGGTAAAAAATTTTTTCCTAGGGGGGGTGGTTGTCTTGATTACGGCAATGGTTTCAGCCGGCGCAATCGCAGCGACCATGGCGGACATGCAGGAGGCGGCCGGCAGCATCCGGTCAATCAGTGCAGATTTTATCCAGGAAAAGCATATGAAGATCCTCGTGAAACCGCTGATTTCCAAAGGGATTATCCGATTTCAAAGCCCGGATTCACTTAGGTTTGAATACCGGGAACCCATTCAAAACATCCTTATCATGCAGGGTAAAAGCGTTTCTCGTTATATACGCAAGGATGACACCTTTGTCCGGGACAATGCGGCGGCCATGGGTGCCATGACGATTGTCATGGATGAAATCAGCCAATGGCTGAAAGGGGATTTCAACACCAGTGTTTTCCATGCGACCATTGAGGATACGCCGGAACCCGGCAGAATCATCCTGGCGCCAAAGGATAAGGCCATGACCCACTTTATCCAGGACATTGTCCTGATATTATCTGAACAGCCGGGCGTATTTAAAGAGGTCATTATCCGAGAAAACCAGGACTCTTATACCCGCCTTCGATTTGATAAAGTAAAACTGAATGAAGACATTAACCCAGAGGTGTTTACAGCTCCAAAATGAGACGAAAGACCGCGCTGGAATATCTCGTTGTATTTATTTTTTTTATTGGCGCAGGGTGCGCTGATCTGCCGCATATTATCCCCATAAACACTTCCCCGGTTCCTGATGATCAAAGCATTTCCCGGGAGTTAAACCGACTGTTTCCAACCGGTTCTTTTCAGTTTGTCCACGCCATAGAGTTGACCATGCCGGGCAGCCATTCGGCCATGCTCATGGGTGTTGTAAATATCCATCCGGGGCAACAGGCCATCCATTGTGTGATCATGACACTGGAGGGACTGGTTCTTTTTGAAGCGGACCACACCAGAGAATCATTTACAATTCACCGGGCCATCCCCCCCTTTGACAGTCAGGCCCTTGCCCAGGGTCTGATATCGGACATTGAACTGATTTTTTTCACACCCCAGGGAAAACTTAGTGCCTGGGGAAATCTTGAAAATAAAAACAAGATTTTCAGATTTTCACACCCCTGTGGCGACATATTAGACATTGTCATCTCCTTGGACAGAAGCGTTTGGACCCAGACCCTAAGAAGCCCGAGCCATAAGATCAAACGCCGTGTTTCGTATGTGTTTCCCAGCCCCCGGACAGCCGCAAACACCAGGTCACCTGTTTTTCCAAAGTCTATAACCTTGACATCAGCATTTCCATCACGATACACGTTAACCATGACCCTGACAGACGCAGATTTAATACCTGACACCAACCACGGCAAAGACAATAAATGAAGCTGAAACTGATTTATCCCAAATGGACAAAACTTGACCGACAGACCGAATTTCATCTACCTCCCCATGGGCCTGTTGTGTTTGCAGCCGCCCTGCCCGATTATATCGACGTCGAGTTTATTGATGAAAATGTCCAAACCATTGACTTCGACGAACAGCTGGACGTGGTTGCGATCTCTATGATGCTCACCATCCAGGTGAACCGGGGCATTGCCATTGCTAAAAAATTCAGGGCCAAAGGCATTCCGGTCATTGCCGGGGGCATTGCCACCATGCTCCATGCCGAACAGATGATCGGCCAGGTGGACAGCGTGTTTCTTGGCGAGGCCGAAGGAAGGATGGAAAAGGTCTTTAACGACCTTAAAAAAAACCGGCTGGCTCCTGTGTATGATTATCTGTCTTCACAGCCGCCCATTGAGATGGTGGGTCCGGCCAGAAGGGATATTCTTGACCGGGATCTATACAACTATAAAGGGGTGCAAATGGTGGATCTGGTCCATGCTTCCCGGGGATGCCGGTTTAACTGCTATCCTTGCGCCGTGGCCTACCTTGGGGGACGTAAGTTCAGACCCAGACCCATTGACAAAACCATTGAAGAGCTGGCCGGCATTGACAATAACCGGCTCTTTATCGTGGACAACTCCCTGGCCCAGGACAAGCAGTGGGAACTGGACCTGTTCCGGGAGATGATCCCTTTAAAGAAAAAATGGTGCTGCCACCCCATTGAAAACGACCCTAAAGTGCTGGACCTGGCTGCCCAGGCAGGTGCCTGGTATGTTTACCAGGCCGTTTTCGACACCTCGGATTTAATCCGGGACAGAATTAAACGCTATCATGATTACGGCATCGGTGTAGAGGGTACGATCCTTCTCGGCCTTGACCACCACACAGAAAACTCCATCAAAAGACTGATTGATTTTCTTTTGGAAATTGATCTTGACCTGGCCGAATTTACCGTACTAACGCCCTTCCCCCACACCCGGGCCTGGGAGGAGCTGAACCGCCAGAACAGAATTCTATCCTATGACTGGGATGAGTATTCTGCCGACAAAGTGGTGTATCAGCCCAAAAACATGGCTCCGGAACGGCTCCAGGAGCTGCTCCAGTATGCCTGGGATTCCTTTTACCAGGATGAACCCCAGAATATCAAAATGTACAAATTGTTAAAGACGGTCATTCAAAAAGAAAAAGCGGATAACACCTATCGCCCCAGAAACCGGAAACTTGTTGGCTCCGCGTTTGGGCGGCCTGCCGGTCAACAAAACAGCGATCCATTACAAGGGAACCACAGCAACATCAGGAATACAGAATGATTAGAGAAGCAAGAGAATCTGACTGCATCAATATAGCAGCGCTCTCTTTGGAGGTGTGGCTGACAACATATTCCATTGATGGCATTCGAACTGAAAATTCAAAGCATGCTTTATCCCTTTTCACAGAAACATATTTCAAAGGATTATTAAAGGACTCTAAATATAAGCTATTAGTTTCCACTAATGGCGTTTATCTTAGAGGATTTGCGCTGATAAATCTGGAATCTCAATTCGAAAAAGCAGATAATGGTTTTGAGATTCAAAAACTTTATGTACATGGCCCGTTCCAAAGCCAAGGTATTGGTCAAACTTTGCTATCAGAAATAATAGAACGGTATGGGAATAAATTTTGGCTTTATACCTGGATTCGGAATAAATCCTTAGGTTTTTATAAAAAATATGGATTCGTGGACATTGGGCAATACAATTTTAAATTGGGGAATCATATTATTGAAAACTGTGTTTTAGCTTATGTCCACACATAACGAATAAGGACAGACTGTTAAAACGCAGCGACACACATTTAGGTTTATTAATTATATTACCCAAACTATTCACAAACACGAAAAATGACTGACGTCATTGAAGATAAAAAGGATAAATCCAAACGAGACGAGTATATCTCTCGAATCAATCGGGTTATTGACTTTATCGATACAAATATTGATAAAGAATTTTCTCTCAGAACGCTTGCCGAAGTTGCTTGTTTCTCTCAATTTCATTTTCATCGAATTTTCAAGGCAATGTATGGAGAGACACTGCATCAATTTATACAAAGACTAAGAATAGAAAAAGCAGCGTCTCAACTTATCCACTGGCCAGAAAAATCAATTACCGAAATTGCCTTTGGCTGTGGTTTTTCCAGCTCAGCAGCGTTTGCCCGGGCATTCAAGGCCAAATTTAAAATGAGTGCAAGCCAATGGCGGTCGAAAAACGATCTGCAAAATAGCAATATCTGGAAAGATTTCCATATCGCCTCCTATTACATTGACAGTGTAACCAATAATCTAATTTGGAGGATTCAGTTGACAATGTTAATTGACAACAATCCAATCGTTTGTTTTAATCTGCATACGTGACATGCGCTGTCGCCTTAAGGTTTTCCCATAGATAAATAGATTGGCGCGACCATTTGCGGCAAGGCGGATCATATCTTTATCATGCAAGAACGTTTGTTATTGTCGTGTACGCAGCAAATTGAATATATCCGATCCAAAGAAAAATAAAGAAACGTCGAAATGTTCAAAAACAAAAGCATTGCCGGCACATATTTCATCAGCACCGCCATTATCTTATTCATGCTCTTTGCGACCCTGGGATATTTCTGGATTTACCAGGAACAAAAAAAATTCCTTACTGAGTCGAATAAGCTTAGAAGCGATTTCATTGAATCCCAACGTCGGCGTATAAAAACCGAGGTGGAAAACACCATTGAATATATTGCGTATAAAAAATCCAAAACAAATAAGCGGGTCAGACAACAAATTAAATCCAGGGTCAACGAAGCCCACGCAATAGCAACCCATATTTGCAATCTTTACCAAGATAACCACAGCACGCAAGAATTGGCGCATATGGTCAAAGAGGCGTTGTGCGCCTTGCGCTATAATAACGGACGGGGATACTATTTTGCCACATCTTTGACCGGGACCGAAGAGCTTTTAACGCACAGACCTCAACCGGAAAACAAAGCGGCGAATAAAATACAGGATATTCGGGGCCAATATGTCATCAAAGAGATGATTCAGATCGCAAAAGAGAAAGGAGAGGGATTTTATGAATATTTCTGGACAAAGCCGGAAAAGACAAGACGAGACTTCCCCAAAATCTCCTTTGTCAAACGATTTGAGCCATTAAACTGGTGTATCGGTACGGGTGAATACCTTGATGATATGGAAAAGGATATCAAAAAAGAGGTTCTGGAAAGAATATCAAATGTCAGATTTGGAAAAGACGGTTATATTTTTGTCTTCAAATATGACGGCACATATGTAAGCCATATTGACCCTCAATTTATCGGCAAAAACATGATCAATGTCACAGATCTCAACGGTGTCAAAATCAACCGCAGGTTTTTGGAAGCAGCCACCGTCCCGGAAGGCATCTATATCAACTATGTGTGGGAAAAACCAAGTTCAGGCATAAAAGCACCGAAGCTGGCTTTTGCCAAATCCTTTGAGGCCTGGGAATGGATTATCGGCACAGGCGTATATATGGACGACGTTGAAAAAACCATAAATAAAAAGCTTGAGGCGTATTTAGCAGGCGTACGAAACCAAATCACGTTCATCCTATGCCTCTTTGCCCTTTCCATCTTAATTACGATTCTCATACTCCGTTATTTTTTGAGAAACATTAAAACAGGCATTAAAGTATTTGCAGAATTTTTTAAAAAAAGTGCTGTTTCAAATGAGAAAATAAATCCCTTGGTAATCCCTTTTTCCGAATTCAGAACCCTGGCGGATTTGTCCAACAAAATGGTGGATGACCGCAAACGCAAAGACAAGGCGCTTCGGGAAAGCGAAGAGCGATTCCGTAACTTATCCCATGCAACATTTGAAGGTATCGTTTTACATGATAAAGGTTGGATCATTGAGGCCAATGAGCAATTTTATAAAATGTACGGATATACCCGCCAAGAGTTGGCTGATAAAAATATTCTGCGTACGTTGGTGGACCCTGATTCAATGGTTATGATGAAAAATAAGGTCGATGCCAGAGATTTCGGCCCCTACGAAGTAACATGTTTAAAAAAGAATGGAAGCACGTTCCCCGTCGAGATCAGGGTCAGGCTCATGGGGTACCAGGGGCGAGAGGTCAGAATGGCTGCGATCAGAGATCTGT
Above is a window of uncultured Desulfobacter sp. DNA encoding:
- a CDS encoding AraC family transcriptional regulator; its protein translation is MTDVIEDKKDKSKRDEYISRINRVIDFIDTNIDKEFSLRTLAEVACFSQFHFHRIFKAMYGETLHQFIQRLRIEKAASQLIHWPEKSITEIAFGCGFSSSAAFARAFKAKFKMSASQWRSKNDLQNSNIWKDFHIASYYIDSVTNNLIWRIQLTMLIDNNPIVCFNLHT
- a CDS encoding cache domain-containing protein translates to MFKNKSIAGTYFISTAIILFMLFATLGYFWIYQEQKKFLTESNKLRSDFIESQRRRIKTEVENTIEYIAYKKSKTNKRVRQQIKSRVNEAHAIATHICNLYQDNHSTQELAHMVKEALCALRYNNGRGYYFATSLTGTEELLTHRPQPENKAANKIQDIRGQYVIKEMIQIAKEKGEGFYEYFWTKPEKTRRDFPKISFVKRFEPLNWCIGTGEYLDDMEKDIKKEVLERISNVRFGKDGYIFVFKYDGTYVSHIDPQFIGKNMINVTDLNGVKINRRFLEAATVPEGIYINYVWEKPSSGIKAPKLAFAKSFEAWEWIIGTGVYMDDVEKTINKKLEAYLAGVRNQITFILCLFALSILITILILRYFLRNIKTGIKVFAEFFKKSAVSNEKINPLVIPFSEFRTLADLSNKMVDDRKRKDKALRESEERFRNLSHATFEGIVLHDKGWIIEANEQFYKMYGYTRQELADKNILRTLVDPDSMVMMKNKVDARDFGPYEVTCLKKNGSTFPVEIRVRLMGYQGREVRMAAIRDLSEQQKVQEQKKELEARLRRAEKMEAIGTLAGGVAHDLNNVLTGLVSYPDLLLMDLPEDSDLRDPILTIQNSGKKAAAIVQDLLTLARRGVAVSKVINLNDLITDYLKSPEHGKLKSFHPRAEFETNLQTDLLNIMGSPVHLSKTIMNLISNAVESINDHGVVSISTKNRYIDTCIKGYDEVREGDYVILSVTDSGSGISEGDLEKIFEPFYTKKTMGRSGTGLGMAVVWGTVKDHDGYINVESQEGQGTKFTLFFPVTRKAVEKDEVLSIDDYMGNGEKILVVDDVSQQIEIASALLQKLGYVVDAVSSGEDAVEYMKDNSADIIILDMIMDPGIDGLDTYKRILELNPGQRAIIASGFSETERIKEAQRLGAGEYVKKPYTLEKIGIAVKTELKRERI